In Electrophorus electricus isolate fEleEle1 chromosome 18, fEleEle1.pri, whole genome shotgun sequence, one genomic interval encodes:
- the zgc:110366 gene encoding uncharacterized oxidoreductase ZK1290.5 isoform X2, with translation MSLHPRTRIVETRFLKGTSHHGGYSHEAVVYALRDCGIRHIDTAKRYGCEEALAKAVAESRVPRDDLWITTKLWPYDYGYHSAKQACLASSARLGVDYLDLYLMHWPDCMVPGRSNRDVRAETWRALEDMYDEGLCHAIGVSNFLISHLEELKDDCGIVPHVNQVEFHPFQQPWDLVRYCQKEGIAFQGFCPLAKGQALSHPLILGLAEKYGRSASQICIGWSIQNGVITIPKSTNPQRIFENCQVFGYMLSEKDMANSAQLHKAYSSQLPTLERLNSAEVFFRQI, from the exons ATGAGCCTGCATCCTCGAACACGAATCGTAGAAACACGATTTTTAAAGG GGACATCGCATCATGGTGGCTACTCCCACGAGGCAGTCGTTTATGCTCTTCGGGATTGCGGTATTAGACACATAGACACCGCCAAGCGTTATGGGTGCGAGGAGGCTTTGGCCAAGGCAGTGGCCGAGAGCCGAGTGCCACGCGATGACCTCTGGATCACCACGAAGCTCTGGCCTTACGACTACGGGTACCACAGTGCCAAGCAGGCTTGCCTGGCTTCTTCGGCCAGGCTTGGAGTGGACTACTTGG ACTTGTACCTAATGCACTGGCCTGACTGCATGGTTCCAGGCCGCTCTAACAGGGATGTTCGAGCAGAGACATGGAGAGCACTGGAAGACATGTATGATGAAG GACTCTGCCATGCTATTGGAGTGAGTAACTTCCTAATCTCACACCTTGAGGAGCTAAAGGATGACTGCGGCATTGTGCCTCACGTCAACCAG GTCGAGTTTCACCCCTTCCAGCAGCCTTGGGATCTGGTGCGGTATTGCCAGAAGGAAGGCATAGCATTCCAGGGCTTCTGCCCCCTGGCCAAGGGCCAGGCTCTCAGCCACCCGCTCATCCTAGGGCTGGCTGAGAAGTATGGCCGCAGTGCCTCCCAGATCTGCATTGGCTGGAGCATTCAG AATGGGGTCATTACAATCCCAAAGTCCACCAACCCACAGAGGATCTTTGAGAACTGCCAG gTTTTTGGGTACATGCTATCAGAAAAGGACATGGCTAATAGTGCACAGCTACACAAAGCTTATTCATCTCAGTTACCCACTCTGGAAAGATTAAATAGTGCTGAAGTGTTTTTTAGACAGATATGA
- the zgc:110366 gene encoding uncharacterized oxidoreductase ZK1290.5 isoform X1, giving the protein MLPCPIVSLSNGQKIPILGLGTSHHGGYSHEAVVYALRDCGIRHIDTAKRYGCEEALAKAVAESRVPRDDLWITTKLWPYDYGYHSAKQACLASSARLGVDYLDLYLMHWPDCMVPGRSNRDVRAETWRALEDMYDEGLCHAIGVSNFLISHLEELKDDCGIVPHVNQVEFHPFQQPWDLVRYCQKEGIAFQGFCPLAKGQALSHPLILGLAEKYGRSASQICIGWSIQNGVITIPKSTNPQRIFENCQVFGFQLEEKDMALIGTLHDERHVSWDPTLVK; this is encoded by the exons ATGTTGCCTTGTCCCATTGTATCTCTCTCCAATGGACAGAAAATTCCGATACTTGGTTTAG GGACATCGCATCATGGTGGCTACTCCCACGAGGCAGTCGTTTATGCTCTTCGGGATTGCGGTATTAGACACATAGACACCGCCAAGCGTTATGGGTGCGAGGAGGCTTTGGCCAAGGCAGTGGCCGAGAGCCGAGTGCCACGCGATGACCTCTGGATCACCACGAAGCTCTGGCCTTACGACTACGGGTACCACAGTGCCAAGCAGGCTTGCCTGGCTTCTTCGGCCAGGCTTGGAGTGGACTACTTGG ACTTGTACCTAATGCACTGGCCTGACTGCATGGTTCCAGGCCGCTCTAACAGGGATGTTCGAGCAGAGACATGGAGAGCACTGGAAGACATGTATGATGAAG GACTCTGCCATGCTATTGGAGTGAGTAACTTCCTAATCTCACACCTTGAGGAGCTAAAGGATGACTGCGGCATTGTGCCTCACGTCAACCAG GTCGAGTTTCACCCCTTCCAGCAGCCTTGGGATCTGGTGCGGTATTGCCAGAAGGAAGGCATAGCATTCCAGGGCTTCTGCCCCCTGGCCAAGGGCCAGGCTCTCAGCCACCCGCTCATCCTAGGGCTGGCTGAGAAGTATGGCCGCAGTGCCTCCCAGATCTGCATTGGCTGGAGCATTCAG AATGGGGTCATTACAATCCCAAAGTCCACCAACCCACAGAGGATCTTTGAGAACTGCCAG gtgtttgggTTCCAACTGGAAGAGAAAGACATGGCACTTATTGGCACCCTACACGATGAGAGGCATGTGAGCTGGGACCCAACCCTGGTGAAATGA
- the extl2 gene encoding exostosin-like 2, translating into MCSVRTLIPFKNRVSTIRVRGCRLINLRRACVIVPLLLLVVGAVLTSLLPSSEDSILGVFRRQSNSSFALPPRENSFTIVMQTYNRTDVLLKLLNHYQAVSRLHQIIIVWNNIAELPPVKLWDSLGPHPISVIFKQQTSNRMRNRLQPFAEIETDAVLMLDDDTLVSLPDIRFAYSIWKQFPDQIVGFVPRKHVTTVSGVYSYGSFELQDPDMGGGDRYSMVLVGAAFFHRRFLQQFQAQPPEVHALVDETQNCDDIAMNFVVARDLARVPGPHRSAGVFVKPVDLRNLEKDASSGYLGMWHRAAHLLQRSHCLNRLAQIYGGMPLHYSNIMISQFGFPSYGNHRSRN; encoded by the exons ATGTGCAGTGTTCGCACTTTGATACCCTTTAAAAATCGTGTTTCTACGATTCGTGTTCGAGGATGCAGGCTCATCAACCTTCGGCGGGCGTGCGTTATCGTCCCTTTGTTGCTCCTGGTGGTTGGGGCAGTCTTGACGTCTTTATTACCTTCTTCAGAAGACAGTATCCTGGGAGTCTTCCGCCGCCAATCTAACAGTTCATTCGCCCTCCCACCACGTGAAAACTCGTTTACCATAGTCATGCAAACATACAACCGCACGGACGTTCTTCTGAAACTGCTGAATCATTACCAAGCAGTTTCTCGTCTGCACCAGATAATCATTGTTTGGAACAACATCGCGGAGCTGCCGCCTGTTAAACTATGGGACTCTCTAGGACCCCATCCAATATCGGTGATCTTCAAACAACAGACAAGCAACCGGATGCGTAACCGGCTTCAGCCATTCGCTGAGATAGAGACGGAtg CTGTGTTGATGCTGGATGATGACACATTGGTCAGCCTCCCTGATATTAGGTTTGCATACTCCATCTGGAAG CAATTTCCAGACCAAATAGTGGGCTTTGTACCAAGGAAGCATGTGACCACAGTCTCCGGTGTGTATAGCTATGGCAGTTTTGAACTCCAGGATCCTGACATGGGTGGTGGGGACAG GTACTCCATGGTGCTCGTGGGTGCAGCCTTTTTCCACCGACGCTTCCTCCAGCAGTTCCAGGCGCAGCCTCCTGAAGTGCACGCCCTGGTGGATGAGACGCAGAACTGCGATGACATCGCCATGAACTTTGTGGTGGCTCGAGACCTGGCACGGGTTCCGGGACCCCACCGGTCAGCCGGGGTGTTTGTGAAGCCGGTGGACCTGAGGAACCTGGAGAAGGATGCCAGCAGCGGGTACTTGGGCATGTGGCACCGCGCGGCACACTTGCTCCAGCGCTCGCACTGCCTGAACAGGCTGGCACAGATTTATGGAGGCATGCCGCTGCATTACTCTAACATCATGATCTCACAGTTCGGCTTCCCCAGCTATGGCAACCACAGGAGCAGGAACTGA
- the vcam1a gene encoding vascular cell adhesion protein 1 isoform X1 codes for MNEKHIVFVLCMAALNLFTAKHAHEVYLHPQNPVKHINESVELICTVAGCSQEIKFMWSTLLDSSTGGQSKTNQTVSRLLFKTLSIEHEKIIVCKVICGGYKENKTKIRVYSFPTNPVISRIHELQLQCAIHNVYPPSKFKIQWFRGDTQISDEYDTSSSEVVAQGMHSIYKPTDEDRGKNITCKVTLNMEGVPEDRTVRSVTVQYGPAFITISNHTTVRLGERLELRCDTDRESSIMWTKLGKSGAVALGKDKELVFEHADWNHTGEYECEVSTAMGSWRSKVNVTVQDRRSVVPHLQNAIIPAVSCMTLLGAAAALILFLRNMKKNSQDIAIDALNT; via the exons ATGAACGAAaaacatattgtttttgttttatgcatGGCAGCTCTGAATTTATTTACAG CAAAACATGCGCACGAAGTATACTTACACCCACAAAATCCGGTGAAGCATATTAACGAAAGCGTCGAGTTGATATGCACTGTGGCTGGATGTTCGCAAGAAATAAAATTCATGTGGTCAACGTTATTAGACAGTTCTACAGGAGGTCAAAGTAAGACTAACCAAACAGTATCCCGTCTACTGTTCAAGACGTTATCAATAGAACACGAAAAAATAATTGTTTGCAAAGTTATTTGTGGAGGatataaagaaaacaagacaaagatAAGAGTATATT CGTTCCCAACTAATCCTGTGATTTCACGCATTCACGAGTTGCAACTGCAGTGTGCAATACACAATGTCTATCCTCCGTCTAAGTTCAAAATCCAGTGGTTTCGCGGAGATACACAAATTTCAGACGAATATGACACATCTTCCAGCGAAGTCGTCGCGCAGGGCATGCATTCCATTTACAAACCTACCGACGAAGACCGCGGCAAGAACATCACTTGCAAAGTTACTCTGAATATGGAAGGAGTACCCGAGGATCGAACGGTGCGGTCAGTTACAGTCCAAT ATGGTCCAGCATTCATCACTATATCCAATCACACCACTGTGAGGCTCGGCGAGCGTCTGGAATTGAGGTGTGACACTGACAGGGAATCTAGTATAATGTGGACAAAGTTAGGAAAGAGCGGCGCAGTTGCACTTGGCAAGGACAAGGAGCTCGTGTTTGAACACGCTGACTGGAACCACACAGGCGAATATGAGTGCGAAGTGAGCACTGCGATGGGAAGTTGGCGGTCCAAGGTGAACGTGACTGTTCAAG ATCGGCGATCTGTGGTGCCCCACCTGCAGAATGCCATCATTCCTGCTGTGAGCTGCATGACTCTGCTGGGTGCTGCTGCTGCCTTAATTCTATTCCTGAGGAACATGAAGAAGAACTCGCAAGATATTGCCATCGATGCATTAAACACATAA
- the vcam1a gene encoding vascular cell adhesion protein 1 isoform X2 yields MNEKHIVFVLCMAALNLFTAKHAHEVYLHPQNPVKHINESVELICTVAGCSQEIKFMWSTLLDSSTGGQSKTNQTVSRLLFKTLSIEHEKIIVCKVICGGYKENKTKIRVYSFPTNPVISRIHELQLQCAIHNVYPPSKFKIQWFRGDTQISDEYDTSSSEVVAQGMHSIYKPTDEDRGKNITCKVTLNMEGVPEDRTVRSVTVQYGPAFITISNHTTVRLGERLELRCDTDRESSIMWTKLGKSGAVALGKDKELVFEHADWNHTGEYECEVSTAMGSWRSKVNVTVQVLQVLLVFTRSD; encoded by the exons ATGAACGAAaaacatattgtttttgttttatgcatGGCAGCTCTGAATTTATTTACAG CAAAACATGCGCACGAAGTATACTTACACCCACAAAATCCGGTGAAGCATATTAACGAAAGCGTCGAGTTGATATGCACTGTGGCTGGATGTTCGCAAGAAATAAAATTCATGTGGTCAACGTTATTAGACAGTTCTACAGGAGGTCAAAGTAAGACTAACCAAACAGTATCCCGTCTACTGTTCAAGACGTTATCAATAGAACACGAAAAAATAATTGTTTGCAAAGTTATTTGTGGAGGatataaagaaaacaagacaaagatAAGAGTATATT CGTTCCCAACTAATCCTGTGATTTCACGCATTCACGAGTTGCAACTGCAGTGTGCAATACACAATGTCTATCCTCCGTCTAAGTTCAAAATCCAGTGGTTTCGCGGAGATACACAAATTTCAGACGAATATGACACATCTTCCAGCGAAGTCGTCGCGCAGGGCATGCATTCCATTTACAAACCTACCGACGAAGACCGCGGCAAGAACATCACTTGCAAAGTTACTCTGAATATGGAAGGAGTACCCGAGGATCGAACGGTGCGGTCAGTTACAGTCCAAT ATGGTCCAGCATTCATCACTATATCCAATCACACCACTGTGAGGCTCGGCGAGCGTCTGGAATTGAGGTGTGACACTGACAGGGAATCTAGTATAATGTGGACAAAGTTAGGAAAGAGCGGCGCAGTTGCACTTGGCAAGGACAAGGAGCTCGTGTTTGAACACGCTGACTGGAACCACACAGGCGAATATGAGTGCGAAGTGAGCACTGCGATGGGAAGTTGGCGGTCCAAGGTGAACGTGACTGTTCAAG TTTTGCAGGTCCTCCTAGTGTTCACAAGATCAGACTAA